A stretch of the Actinoalloteichus fjordicus genome encodes the following:
- a CDS encoding winged helix-turn-helix domain-containing protein has translation MTADAARRTALAAQGFTDRRPSGEPTRRHLNRVLDRVRLLQLDSVNVAVRAHYMPVFSRLGPYSRDLLDEAAWSHRAARPRLLVEHWAHEASLLPPEDWPLLRWRMRRYAERYGAHHEAVESRSPGLTSEILAAVKELGPISAGELERAMGAVGPAAKGGWWNRSDTKHTCEHLFGIGELTTGTRRGFERRYDLPERVLPAAVLATPEPAPADATRELIIRSAEALGVATEPDLRDYYRLPPKASQQAVAEAVEAGALEEVSVRGWSKPAYRRPGARTPRAVEGSALLCPFDPLIWRRERAERLFGFHYRIEIYVPEPKRVFGYYVFPFLLDGRLVARVDLKADRQAGVLRVPGAFAEVGVPVPRVAAELATALHEMAEWLGLDGVRLGERGDLIAPLAPCL, from the coding sequence ATGACCGCTGACGCCGCCCGGCGGACCGCGCTCGCCGCGCAGGGCTTCACCGATCGTCGGCCGAGCGGGGAGCCGACCCGACGCCACCTCAACCGGGTGCTGGATCGGGTCCGGCTGCTCCAGCTCGACTCGGTCAACGTCGCCGTCCGGGCCCATTACATGCCGGTGTTCAGCAGGCTCGGTCCTTACTCGCGGGACCTGCTCGATGAGGCCGCGTGGTCGCATCGGGCCGCCCGACCTCGGCTGCTGGTGGAGCACTGGGCCCACGAGGCGAGCCTGCTGCCGCCCGAGGACTGGCCGCTGCTGCGGTGGCGGATGCGTCGTTACGCCGAGCGCTACGGCGCGCACCATGAGGCGGTGGAGTCCCGGTCACCGGGCTTGACGAGCGAGATCCTGGCGGCCGTCAAGGAGCTGGGGCCGATCAGCGCTGGGGAGCTGGAACGCGCGATGGGGGCCGTCGGGCCCGCCGCCAAGGGCGGCTGGTGGAACCGGTCGGACACCAAGCACACCTGTGAGCACCTGTTCGGCATCGGGGAGCTGACCACCGGCACCCGGCGAGGCTTCGAGCGGCGCTACGACCTGCCGGAGCGGGTGCTGCCCGCCGCCGTCCTGGCCACCCCGGAGCCCGCTCCCGCCGACGCCACCCGCGAGCTGATCATCCGGTCGGCCGAGGCACTGGGCGTGGCCACCGAGCCCGATCTGCGCGACTACTACCGGCTGCCGCCCAAGGCGTCGCAGCAGGCGGTGGCCGAGGCCGTCGAGGCAGGCGCGCTGGAAGAGGTGTCGGTGCGCGGCTGGTCGAAGCCCGCCTATCGCCGTCCGGGCGCCCGTACCCCGCGTGCGGTGGAGGGCAGTGCCCTGCTCTGCCCCTTCGACCCGTTGATCTGGCGCCGGGAGCGGGCCGAGCGCCTCTTCGGCTTCCACTATCGGATCGAGATCTACGTTCCCGAGCCCAAGCGGGTCTTCGGTTACTACGTGTTCCCGTTCCTGCTGGACGGGCGGCTGGTCGCGCGCGTCGACCTCAAGGCCGATCGCCAGGCGGGCGTGCTGCGCGTGCCGGGGGCCTTCGCCGAGGTGGGCGTCCCGGTGCCGCGTGTGGCGGCGGAGCTGGCGACGGCGCTGCACGAGATGGCCGAGTGGCTCGGGCTGGACGGGGTGCGGCTGGGGGAGCGGGGCGACCTCATCGCGCCACTGGCTCCGTGTCTGTGA
- the dapA gene encoding 4-hydroxy-tetrahydrodipicolinate synthase has translation MTGCPTALPGRPFGRVLTAMVTPFDAEGALDLDLAQELAVHLVDNQGNDGLVINGTTGESPTTTDAEKVDLIRAVTDAVGDRATIVAGAGTNDTRHSVQLARDAEKAGAHGLLVVTPYYSRPPQEGLIAHFTAVADATELPVMLYDIPPRSVIPIEVETLRTLAEHPRILAVKDSKHNLWAGSEIIASTDLAYYCGEDPLNLPWLSVGAVGFVSVIGHVVGDRLKQMLDAFEAGEPAKAREIHEGLLPVYLSMNRMGGTMFAKTALRLCGFETGQPRLPLPAPSEEETRLIAADLWEAGLVLVNPNTMAETAPKAGDQ, from the coding sequence ATGACCGGATGTCCCACCGCCTTGCCCGGCAGGCCTTTCGGCCGGGTGCTGACCGCGATGGTCACCCCGTTCGACGCCGAGGGCGCGCTCGATCTCGATCTTGCGCAGGAACTCGCCGTGCACCTGGTGGACAACCAGGGCAACGACGGACTGGTGATCAACGGAACCACCGGCGAGTCGCCGACGACCACCGACGCGGAGAAGGTCGACCTCATCCGGGCGGTCACCGACGCGGTCGGCGATCGGGCCACGATCGTCGCGGGTGCGGGCACCAACGACACCCGACACTCAGTACAACTGGCCAGGGACGCGGAGAAGGCGGGCGCCCACGGGCTGCTCGTCGTCACGCCGTACTACTCCCGCCCGCCGCAGGAGGGCCTGATCGCCCATTTCACGGCGGTGGCGGACGCGACCGAGCTGCCGGTGATGCTCTACGACATTCCGCCGCGCTCGGTGATCCCCATCGAGGTCGAGACGCTGCGGACGCTGGCCGAGCATCCGCGCATCCTGGCGGTGAAGGACTCCAAGCACAATCTGTGGGCGGGCAGCGAGATCATCGCCAGCACCGACCTCGCGTACTACTGCGGCGAGGACCCGCTGAACCTGCCGTGGCTGTCCGTCGGCGCCGTCGGATTCGTCTCGGTCATCGGCCACGTCGTCGGCGACCGCCTGAAGCAGATGCTCGACGCCTTCGAGGCGGGCGAGCCCGCCAAGGCCAGGGAGATCCACGAGGGCCTGCTGCCGGTGTACCTCTCGATGAACCGCATGGGCGGCACCATGTTCGCCAAGACGGCGTTGCGGCTCTGTGGTTTCGAGACGGGACAGCCGAGGCTGCCGCTGCCTGCTCCGTCCGAGGAGGAGACCCGGCTGATCGCGGCCGATCTGTGGGAGGCGGGCCTCGT
- a CDS encoding M23 family metallopeptidase, whose product MPRTTLNGQFTTPATLDGTTPGTSRTSRSGRFFRRGAGRAVVASTLAGAFLLGGQPMLAGAAEDGGPDNFVEVQSTESVLPAFYDNPARGLTSLVNETKAEADRVAAEEAAAAEAAARPDFVKPAEGTFTSGFGGRWGTTHYGVDIANSIGTPVVAATEGTVINAGPATGFGQWVRVQAPDGTITVYGHVESFTAAVGQQVAAGEQIATVGNRGQSTGPHLHFEVQVGGQKIDPQPWLAERGITLQ is encoded by the coding sequence ATGCCCCGTACCACTCTGAACGGGCAGTTCACCACCCCGGCGACCCTGGACGGCACGACTCCCGGCACTTCCCGTACCTCGCGTTCCGGCCGTTTCTTCCGTCGCGGCGCGGGCCGCGCGGTGGTCGCCTCGACTCTGGCGGGTGCGTTCCTGTTGGGTGGCCAGCCGATGCTGGCCGGTGCCGCCGAGGACGGCGGTCCCGACAACTTCGTGGAGGTCCAGAGCACGGAGTCGGTGCTGCCTGCCTTTTATGACAATCCCGCTCGTGGTTTGACGTCGTTGGTGAATGAGACCAAGGCGGAGGCTGATCGGGTGGCGGCGGAGGAGGCTGCGGCTGCGGAGGCGGCGGCGCGTCCTGATTTCGTGAAGCCTGCGGAGGGCACGTTCACCTCTGGTTTCGGTGGTCGGTGGGGCACCACGCATTACGGTGTCGACATCGCCAACTCGATTGGTACGCCGGTGGTGGCGGCCACCGAGGGCACCGTGATCAACGCGGGCCCGGCCACGGGCTTCGGTCAGTGGGTGCGGGTGCAGGCGCCGGACGGCACGATCACCGTCTACGGCCATGTGGAGTCGTTCACCGCTGCGGTGGGCCAGCAGGTGGCTGCGGGCGAGCAGATCGCCACGGTCGGCAACCGGGGCCAGTCCACCGGCCCGCACCTGCACTTCGAGGTCCAGGTCGGCGGTCAGAAGATCGACCCCCAGCCCTGGCTCGCCGAGCGCGGCATCACCCTCCAGTAA
- the thyX gene encoding FAD-dependent thymidylate synthase, with protein sequence MTELVSLKVQLIAKTEFTPPEDVPWTTDADGGQALAEFAGRACYQSWRKPNPATATNEGYLRHILEVGHLSVLEHGSVSFYLTGISRSLTHELIRHRHFSYSQLSQRYVPERDAAMVAPDVIAEDPELHARFLAAAEAGVAAYNDLLEGLQKKFADIPNATLRRKQARQAARAVLPNATETRIVVTGNYRAWRHFIAMRATETADVEIRALAVECLRQLQKAVPNVFGDFDIAELTDGTEVASSPYVTEG encoded by the coding sequence GTGACCGAGCTGGTGTCGCTGAAGGTGCAACTGATCGCGAAGACCGAGTTCACGCCACCGGAGGACGTGCCGTGGACCACCGACGCGGACGGCGGTCAGGCGCTCGCCGAGTTCGCCGGGCGCGCGTGCTACCAGTCCTGGCGCAAGCCCAACCCGGCCACCGCAACCAACGAGGGCTACCTGCGGCACATCCTGGAGGTCGGCCACCTCTCCGTGCTCGAGCACGGCAGCGTCAGCTTCTATCTGACCGGTATCTCCCGGTCGCTGACCCATGAGCTGATCCGGCACCGTCACTTCTCCTACTCACAGCTCTCGCAGCGCTACGTCCCCGAGCGGGACGCCGCCATGGTGGCGCCGGACGTGATCGCCGAGGACCCCGAGCTGCACGCTCGGTTCCTCGCCGCCGCCGAGGCAGGCGTCGCCGCGTACAACGACCTGCTCGAAGGCCTGCAGAAGAAGTTCGCCGACATCCCCAACGCCACGCTGCGCCGGAAACAGGCCCGGCAGGCCGCCCGCGCGGTGCTGCCCAACGCCACCGAGACGCGGATCGTGGTCACCGGGAACTACCGGGCCTGGCGGCACTTCATTGCGATGCGGGCCACCGAGACCGCCGACGTGGAGATCCGGGCTCTGGCGGTCGAATGCCTGCGGCAGTTGCAGAAGGCGGTCCCGAACGTCTTCGGCGACTTCGACATCGCCGAGCTGACCGACGGCACCGAGGTCGCCTCGAGCCCGTATGTCACCGAGGGCTGA
- a CDS encoding mersacidin/lichenicidin family type 2 lantibiotic, whose translation MDIVRSWKDPEFRASFPSAAHPAGPAELTPLELGDASQAAGGRTENLATFGCCFSPQTFTYTSPILCSVTLSVC comes from the coding sequence ATGGACATCGTTCGTTCTTGGAAGGACCCGGAGTTCCGGGCGTCGTTTCCCTCGGCAGCCCACCCGGCAGGCCCCGCCGAGCTGACTCCCCTCGAACTCGGAGACGCCTCCCAGGCCGCGGGCGGGCGCACCGAGAACCTGGCGACCTTCGGCTGCTGCTTCTCGCCGCAGACCTTCACCTACACCAGCCCCATCCTGTGCTCGGTCACCTTGAGCGTCTGCTGA
- a CDS encoding DUF4097 family beta strand repeat-containing protein codes for MTENEPNEAPPSTPIRTQSFAVDGPAELDAFVATGRIEIALGEEPGVSVEVRHDPDEQSPLVSGFQDFLGWVSEQISDDRIRDVPSSAVRETRVESVGRRVVVRTPKDLGLRQVALVVRIRAPHGSSVVARSESSDITVTGTGDRVEVQSGTGAIRVEAADGHASVHGGTGQVRLGELRDGLVVRAGTGDLEIASVDGPATVNTGSGDVWLGVAQSNLSVRTGSGSVSIAEAVSGRLELISGSGDIRVGLRKGVGAELDVSTPGGSVRSELGVSREEPAEQPAVRLRARTGAGNFLLTSATTR; via the coding sequence ATGACCGAGAACGAGCCGAACGAGGCGCCACCGTCGACGCCGATCCGCACGCAGTCCTTCGCCGTCGACGGCCCGGCTGAACTCGACGCCTTCGTCGCCACGGGCCGAATCGAGATCGCCCTCGGCGAGGAGCCGGGGGTCAGCGTCGAGGTGCGACATGATCCCGATGAGCAGTCTCCGCTGGTCAGCGGCTTCCAGGACTTCCTCGGCTGGGTGAGCGAGCAGATCAGCGACGACCGCATCCGCGACGTGCCGAGCAGCGCCGTCCGGGAGACCAGGGTGGAATCCGTGGGACGCCGCGTCGTGGTGCGGACACCCAAGGACCTCGGGCTCCGTCAGGTCGCGCTGGTCGTGCGGATTCGTGCGCCGCACGGCTCCTCCGTGGTGGCCAGGAGCGAGTCCAGCGACATCACCGTCACCGGGACGGGCGACCGCGTCGAGGTGCAGTCGGGTACCGGCGCGATCCGGGTCGAGGCGGCCGACGGACACGCCTCCGTCCACGGCGGCACCGGTCAGGTCCGGCTCGGTGAGCTGCGCGACGGGCTCGTCGTGCGGGCGGGCACCGGTGATCTGGAGATCGCCTCGGTGGACGGCCCGGCGACGGTGAACACCGGTAGCGGCGACGTCTGGCTCGGGGTGGCGCAGAGCAATCTGTCGGTCCGCACCGGCAGCGGCTCGGTGAGCATCGCCGAGGCCGTGTCGGGGCGGCTGGAACTGATCAGCGGCTCCGGGGACATCCGGGTCGGTCTGCGCAAGGGAGTCGGTGCGGAACTCGACGTGTCCACTCCCGGCGGAAGCGTGCGCAGCGAGCTGGGCGTCTCGCGCGAGGAGCCTGCCGAGCAGCCCGCCGTGCGGCTGCGGGCCCGTACCGGCGCGGGCAACTTCCTGCTCACCAGCGCCACGACGCGCTGA
- a CDS encoding mersacidin/lichenicidin family type 2 lantibiotic, giving the protein MSTIRAWKDPEYRDSLAKDALAGGNAHPAGPSLLTSSELEMAQGGTTWPCFGITVSIAACQGTKGYGSVGCC; this is encoded by the coding sequence ATGAGCACGATCCGCGCATGGAAGGACCCGGAGTACCGCGACTCTCTCGCGAAGGACGCCCTGGCAGGGGGGAACGCCCACCCGGCCGGACCCTCACTGCTGACCAGCAGCGAGCTGGAGATGGCGCAGGGCGGCACGACCTGGCCCTGCTTCGGAATCACGGTCTCCATCGCCGCATGTCAGGGCACCAAGGGCTACGGCAGCGTGGGCTGCTGCTGA
- a CDS encoding type 2 lanthipeptide synthetase LanM family protein, which yields MTSSTSRTTVDAQAWQASTLTWARACYLDEREAGEAIGAQSSTWRITNWIDLLGPAEEAVESALAVLGTDGERLRALVGSKPADHGATPDWVIELDHALTAEEPRDPEAQAVLVPEEALGLQRGIARLIRSRQRELFLGVARLCSDGANGDARLADLPTILATDWPAEELAGAFARTMVLELNVARVEERLVGDTQQKRFTDFLRMLGDDEFQRALWDEYPVLLRFADDCLRGWVTARLEFARHLVEDLQELDALAAGGGGRLGTVRQVEFGAGDRHRGGRTVCIVDFTEHRLVYKPRSLAVDESWRGVVNWFNAQRLDHELIAPAVISREDHGWVDFVTVEPCEDEAQAAAFYWRMGALLALMHATCTNDVHLENLLAHGEHPVLVDLESVFHGALPVGQERQWADPADKLLREGVMAVGLLPDKLVVRTEAGVRSFEISAVGAEEKQMSLLPIPTPEDTGTDTMRFVEQYLPMDNKADNRARIGDALADPTRFADSMAAGFIASYRAILSARDEWLAEGGLLAGFADAPLRHIPRATMVYARLLQTSLHPDFLRDALDRDRVLARLAIGADGSGSWERLVASEVEDLRHGDIPFFTSRPNTRDVWNSRGEVIADYLADRPIDIVRSRVAGLSEADLAAQTRLIRRSFETLQVSEATEEVFTPVALADRSISTPEAITSARALARTIEDEAVRHDRQIGWTVLNFIQEKLWRVGNAPLNMYSGTVGISMFLSTLAAVDSDEQTTAFATAAAESVAGQTVELVEQTRRDLERNSLLRDQLERSADSGVFGTAGSLVYYLSHAAVLHDRPELTEAAESALDLLRRHVAHDTTYDLIGGNAGAVLAALALHATSPGSDALAVAEEAGRRLIDSAVDAADGIGWPTQHGPQPLAGMSHGASGIAYALARLHAVAPRDEYPELIAGVLRYERSLLDQEKGNWPDLRSPEAGGAEGPVLAWCHGAPGVGFARLGMLGVPGLFESAALAPLHDLAREDLAIATHTTEAVMFSSAVSLSRLGNSCVCHGELGNLEFLQAAARLRGDTDAEERYLRAVAALCSTAEREGWSTGELSAEALPGLMYGRSGIGYSLLRMTMPSLVPSLLLLAPPAVGGGVTAR from the coding sequence ATGACTTCCAGCACCTCACGAACGACGGTGGACGCGCAGGCATGGCAGGCCAGCACGCTGACCTGGGCGCGCGCCTGCTACCTGGACGAACGAGAAGCGGGGGAGGCGATCGGAGCTCAAAGCTCGACATGGCGCATCACGAACTGGATCGACCTGCTCGGTCCCGCAGAGGAGGCGGTCGAGTCCGCTCTGGCCGTGCTCGGAACCGACGGCGAACGGCTGCGGGCTTTGGTCGGTTCGAAGCCCGCCGATCACGGAGCGACACCCGACTGGGTCATCGAGTTAGACCATGCGCTGACGGCGGAGGAGCCGAGAGACCCCGAGGCGCAAGCCGTACTCGTACCCGAGGAGGCCCTAGGTCTGCAACGCGGAATAGCGCGTCTCATCCGAAGCAGGCAGCGTGAGCTGTTCCTCGGCGTTGCGCGGCTCTGTTCGGACGGCGCGAACGGCGATGCCCGACTGGCAGATCTTCCCACGATCCTCGCCACCGACTGGCCTGCGGAGGAGCTCGCGGGCGCCTTCGCAAGGACGATGGTCCTGGAACTCAACGTCGCCCGTGTCGAGGAGCGTCTCGTCGGCGACACCCAACAGAAGCGCTTCACGGACTTCCTGCGGATGCTCGGTGACGACGAGTTCCAGCGGGCGCTGTGGGACGAGTACCCGGTCCTGCTCCGCTTCGCCGACGACTGCCTGCGCGGCTGGGTGACCGCGCGACTCGAGTTCGCCCGACATCTCGTCGAAGACCTGCAGGAGCTCGACGCACTTGCAGCGGGCGGCGGTGGAAGGCTCGGAACGGTCCGGCAGGTCGAGTTCGGTGCCGGTGACCGTCACCGGGGCGGCCGAACGGTGTGCATCGTCGACTTCACCGAGCACCGGCTGGTCTACAAGCCGAGGTCGCTCGCGGTGGACGAGTCTTGGCGTGGTGTCGTGAACTGGTTCAACGCCCAGCGTCTGGACCACGAGCTGATCGCCCCGGCCGTGATCAGTCGTGAGGACCACGGGTGGGTTGACTTCGTCACAGTGGAGCCCTGCGAGGACGAGGCACAGGCTGCGGCGTTCTACTGGCGGATGGGGGCGCTGCTGGCGCTCATGCACGCCACCTGCACCAACGACGTACACCTGGAGAATCTCCTGGCCCACGGCGAACACCCGGTGCTGGTCGATCTCGAATCGGTCTTCCACGGTGCGCTCCCCGTCGGCCAGGAACGCCAGTGGGCGGACCCGGCCGACAAGCTGCTGCGTGAGGGTGTGATGGCCGTCGGCCTGCTGCCGGACAAGCTCGTCGTGCGCACCGAGGCGGGGGTCCGCTCCTTCGAGATCAGCGCGGTGGGTGCGGAGGAGAAGCAGATGTCCCTGCTGCCGATTCCGACACCGGAGGACACCGGGACCGACACGATGCGGTTCGTCGAGCAGTACCTGCCGATGGACAACAAGGCCGACAACCGGGCACGCATCGGCGACGCGCTGGCCGACCCCACACGCTTCGCCGACTCCATGGCAGCAGGATTTATCGCCTCGTACCGGGCGATCCTGTCCGCCAGGGACGAATGGCTAGCCGAGGGCGGTCTGCTCGCCGGATTCGCCGACGCCCCGCTACGGCACATCCCCCGCGCGACCATGGTCTACGCGCGTCTTCTGCAGACCAGCCTTCACCCGGACTTCCTGCGTGACGCCCTGGACCGTGACCGGGTGCTGGCCCGCTTGGCGATCGGCGCCGACGGGAGCGGCAGCTGGGAACGGCTGGTCGCCAGCGAGGTCGAGGACCTGCGGCACGGCGACATCCCGTTCTTCACCTCCCGTCCCAACACCCGTGACGTGTGGAACAGCCGAGGCGAGGTCATCGCCGACTATCTGGCAGACCGTCCGATCGACATCGTGCGGAGCCGCGTGGCAGGGCTCTCCGAAGCCGACCTGGCTGCACAGACCCGACTGATCCGCCGGTCCTTCGAGACGCTTCAGGTGTCCGAGGCCACCGAGGAGGTCTTCACCCCGGTCGCGCTGGCAGACCGTTCGATCAGCACCCCGGAGGCGATCACGTCGGCCAGGGCACTGGCCAGGACCATCGAGGACGAGGCCGTCCGCCACGACCGGCAAATCGGCTGGACCGTGCTCAACTTCATCCAGGAAAAGCTCTGGCGGGTGGGAAACGCACCACTGAACATGTACTCGGGCACCGTCGGCATCAGCATGTTCCTCTCGACCCTGGCCGCCGTCGACTCCGACGAGCAGACGACTGCCTTCGCGACGGCGGCGGCGGAGTCCGTGGCCGGTCAAACCGTCGAACTGGTCGAGCAGACACGCCGCGACCTGGAGCGAAACTCACTGCTGCGTGATCAGTTGGAACGCAGCGCGGACTCAGGGGTGTTCGGGACGGCGGGCTCGCTGGTCTACTACCTCAGCCACGCCGCAGTCCTACACGACCGGCCCGAGCTCACGGAGGCGGCCGAGTCCGCACTCGACCTGCTGCGTCGCCACGTCGCCCACGACACCACCTATGACCTCATCGGTGGCAACGCCGGAGCAGTCCTCGCCGCACTGGCACTGCACGCGACGTCGCCCGGCTCCGACGCGCTCGCCGTGGCCGAGGAGGCGGGCAGGCGCCTGATCGACAGCGCCGTGGACGCCGCAGACGGCATCGGCTGGCCCACTCAGCACGGCCCACAGCCTCTCGCAGGCATGTCCCACGGTGCCAGCGGGATCGCCTACGCCTTGGCGCGGCTGCACGCGGTCGCCCCTCGGGACGAGTATCCGGAGCTGATCGCAGGCGTACTGCGGTACGAGCGGTCGCTGCTGGACCAGGAGAAAGGAAACTGGCCGGACCTGCGGTCCCCGGAGGCGGGCGGCGCGGAAGGGCCGGTGCTTGCCTGGTGCCACGGTGCTCCGGGCGTCGGCTTCGCACGGCTCGGCATGCTGGGGGTTCCCGGCCTCTTCGAAAGCGCAGCACTCGCGCCGCTGCACGACCTCGCCCGCGAGGACCTGGCCATCGCGACGCACACCACCGAGGCCGTGATGTTCTCCTCCGCCGTCTCATTGAGCAGGCTGGGAAACAGCTGTGTCTGCCATGGCGAACTCGGAAATCTGGAGTTCCTCCAGGCGGCCGCACGGTTGCGCGGAGACACCGATGCAGAGGAGCGGTACCTGCGCGCCGTCGCGGCCCTGTGCAGCACGGCGGAGCGAGAGGGATGGAGCACCGGAGAACTCAGCGCGGAGGCGCTGCCCGGACTGATGTACGGACGTTCGGGCATCGGGTACAGCCTGCTCCGGATGACCATGCCTTCGCTGGTGCCGTCGCTGCTGCTGCTGGCTCCCCCGGCCGTCGGAGGAGGCGTGACCGCTCGATGA
- a CDS encoding mersacidin/lichenicidin family type 2 lantibiotic, with product MDVVRSWKDPEYRASHGEFTAHPSGPARLSRLELGEIEAAGAGSARICGPTATLTLTLPAWCIVSLSLC from the coding sequence ATGGACGTCGTTCGTTCCTGGAAAGACCCCGAGTACCGCGCCAGCCACGGCGAGTTCACGGCGCACCCGTCCGGCCCCGCTCGACTCTCGCGGCTGGAGTTGGGAGAGATCGAGGCTGCGGGTGCTGGCAGCGCCCGGATCTGCGGCCCGACCGCCACGCTGACGCTGACGCTACCGGCGTGGTGCATCGTCTCCCTCAGTCTCTGCTGA
- a CDS encoding toxin-antitoxin system HicB family antitoxin: MDLTPYVEQLRQDLTAATSTADEQTRRTAALLAASLQPAARLALMNALSDLAAEVTAALDDDVVDVRLAGRDVQVVVTRTTPEPADDRASAPPPPPPPPPPLDGGDISRITLRLFDELKSKAEKAASTQGVSLNSWVSQAVQGALHGHGQRGRSWDGSENGDQSEAGSQQSRPESESRTRLRGWVQG, from the coding sequence ATGGACCTCACGCCCTATGTCGAGCAGCTGCGTCAGGATCTGACCGCTGCCACCTCGACCGCGGACGAGCAGACTCGTCGTACGGCCGCCCTGCTGGCCGCCTCCCTGCAGCCTGCCGCTCGTCTCGCGCTGATGAACGCGCTGTCCGACCTCGCGGCCGAGGTGACCGCCGCGCTGGACGACGACGTGGTGGACGTCCGCCTCGCCGGTCGCGACGTGCAGGTCGTGGTGACCAGGACGACGCCGGAGCCCGCCGACGACCGGGCGAGCGCACCGCCGCCGCCTCCCCCGCCCCCGCCGCCGCTGGACGGCGGTGACATCAGCCGGATCACGCTGCGCCTCTTCGACGAACTCAAGTCCAAGGCGGAGAAGGCCGCGTCCACGCAGGGGGTCTCCCTGAACTCCTGGGTGTCGCAGGCGGTGCAGGGCGCTCTGCACGGCCACGGCCAGCGCGGCCGGTCCTGGGACGGCTCCGAGAACGGCGACCAGTCCGAGGCAGGCAGCCAGCAGTCTCGCCCCGAGTCTGAGAGCCGTACGCGGCTGCGCGGCTGGGTGCAGGGCTGA